In Anabas testudineus chromosome 12, fAnaTes1.2, whole genome shotgun sequence, one genomic interval encodes:
- the ntrk2b gene encoding neurotrophic tyrosine kinase, receptor, type 2b, translated as MDSSAGGDGMARLGLFLVLMGLWRFSDACPESCTCTISRIVCIDSVPGIEDFPVLALDDTENITEIYIANQNRLFEINNSSLIHYINLRNLTVMRTRLTSISSNAFSNNKILQYINLRDNNLSTLSWKTFENFNTSYPLLLTGNPLDCVCDNVWIKLRLQEETDGQELKCIDGRGVIKSLATLTPPDCVVPKVEVNPKTVTRMQGSNVKAVCSASGSPRPDIRWNLGMLSTPNKTEPLETGSRLILSGLSPDDNGRVIVCSAENMVGQTEATLVLNILFPPTIQQLLGPEQDHHWCIPFSVTGNPKPELRWYHENMPLQEQDYIRTMIHLSTESEDHGCLQLVNPTHIHNGVYRLVATNKYGWDAKNVTAQFIDPPDNHTEDIFYYYTTDSPLPPLDDSVAVYVVVGIAGIALTGCVLMVIILKYGRNSKFGIKGSSSVISNDDDSASPLHHVSNGNNTPSSSEMGPDAVIIGMTKIPVIENPQYFRNSGSMLKSDTFVQHIKRHNIVLKRELGEGAFGKVFLAECYNLTPDQEKLHVAVKTLKEASESGRADFYREAELLTNLQHEHIVTFYGVCVESDPLIMVFEYMKHGDLNKFLRSHGPDAVLMADGQHSILVELTQSQMLHIAQQIAAGMVYLASQHFVHRDLATRNCLVGESLLVKIGDFGMSRDVYSTDYYRVGGHTMLPIRWMPPESIMYRRFTTESDVWSLGVVLWEIFTYGKQPWYQLSNNEVIECITQGRVLQRPRTCPKEVYDLMLGCWQREPYMRLNIKEIHGMLQSLAKASPVYLDILG; from the exons ATGGACTCCAGCGCGGGGGGAGATGGCATGGCTCGTCTTGgattgtttttggttttgatgGGGCTGTGGAGATTTAGCGATGCTTGCCCCGAATCATGCACTTGCACCATCTCAAGGATTGTTTGTATTGATTCTGTACCAGGGATCGAGGATTTCCCTGTCCTCGCGTTGGATGACACGGAAAACATCACCGAGAT atACATTGCTAATCAAAACAGACTGTTTGAAATCAATAACAGCAGTTTGATTCACTACATAAACCTCAGAAACCT AACAGTGATGAGGACAAGGTTGACGTCTATATCATCAAACGCATTTTCCAACAACAAAATACTTCAATATAT AAATCTCAGAGACAATAATCTATCAACACTGTCATGGAAAACATTCGAGAACTTTAACACATCATATCC actCCTCCTGACTGGAAACCCCCTGGATTGTGTTTGTGATAACGTGTGGATTAAACTGAGGCTCCAAGAAGAAACTGATGGTCAAGAGCTGAAATGCATAGATGGCAGAGGAGTGATAAAGTCCTTAGCTACACTCACTCCACCAGACTGTG tGGTTCCCAAAGTAGAGGTCAATCCTAAAACTGTCACCAGGATGCAAGGGAGTAATGTCAAGGCTGTGTGCAGCGCCTCAGGCTCCCCCCGTCCTGACATCAGGTGGAACCTTGGGATGCTCTCAACTCCTAACAAG ACTGAACCTTTGGAGACGGGAAGCAGACTCATCTTGTCAGGCCTGTCTCCTGATGATAATGGCAGGGTGATCGTATGCAGTGCCGAGAACATGGTTGGTCAGACTGAGGCCACGCTTGTGCTCAATATTCTCT TTCCCCCCACCATCCAGCAGCTGCTGGGGCCGGAGCAGGACCACCACTGGTGCATCCCCTTCAGTGTGACAGGAAACCCCAAACCTGAGTTGCGATGGTACCACGAGAACATGCCTCTCCAGGAGCAGGACTACATCCGCACCATGATCCACCTGTCCACCGAGAGTGAGGACCACGGCTGCCTGCAGCTGGTCAATCCAACACACATTCACAACGGAGTGTACAGACTGGTGGCAACGAATAAGTACGGCTGGGATGCGAAGAATGTCACTGCCCAGTTCATCGACCCACCTGACAACCACACAG aagACATCTTCTACTACT ACACCACTG ACTCACCACTCCCCCCACTGGATGACAGTGTTGCA GTGTATGTAGTTGTGGGGATCGCAGGTATTGCCCTCACTGGCTGTGTTTTGATGGTGATCATTCTGAAATATGGAAGAAACTCCAAGTTTGGTATTAAAG GCTCCTCCTCAGTCATCAGTAATGACGATGACTCTGCTAGCCCTCTTCATCACGTCTCCAATGGCAACAACACCCCGTCGTCCTCGGAGATGGGTCCAGACGCAGTGATCATTGGGATGACAAAGATTCCTGTCATTGAGAACCCACAGTACTTCCGCAACTCCGGCAGTATGCTGAAATCTGACACGT TTGTCCAGCACATCAAGAGACACAACATTGTACTGAAGCGGGAGCTGGGCGAGGGAGCCTTTGGAAAGGTCTTTCTTGCTGAGTGCTACAACCTGACACCAGACCAGGAGAAGCTCCATGTGGCCGTTAAG ACTTTGAAAGAGGCCAGCGAGAGCGGTCGAGCAGATTTCTACAGAGAGGCCGAGCTTCTAACCAACCTGCAACACGAGCACATCGTCACCTTCTATGGGGTGTGTGTAGAGAGTGACCCGCTCATCATGGTGTTTGAATATATGAAACACGGTGATCTAAACAAGTTCCTAAG GTCCCATGGTCCTGATGCAGTGTTAATGGCAGACGGTCAACACAGTATCCTGGTGGAGCTCACCCAGTCCCAGATGCTGCACATTGCCCAACAGATTGCTGCTGGCATGGTCTACCTGGCCTCCCAACACTTTGTCCACAGAGACTTGGCAACCAGGAATTGCCTGGTAGGAGAAAGTCTGCTGGTCAAGATAGGAGACTTTGGCATGTCCAGAGATGTTTACAGCACAGACTACTACAGA GTGGGTGGTCATACAATGCTGCCAATCCGCTGGATGCCCCCAGAGAGCATCATGTACCGGCGGTTCACCACAGAGAGCGATGTGTGGAGCCTTGGTGTGGTACTGTGGGAGATCTTCACATATGGCAAGCAGCCTTGGTACCAGCTCTCCAACAATGAG GTGATTGAGTGCATCACTCAGGGCCGCGTGCTGCAGCGGCCCCGTACCTGCCCTAAAGAGGTGTATGACCTGATGCTGGGCTGCTGGCAGAGGGAGCCCTACATGAGACTGAACATCAAGGAGATCCACGGCATGCTTCAGAGCCTCGCCAAGGCCTCACCTGTGTACCTGGACATACTGGGCTGA